One window from the genome of Jeotgalibaca sp. MA1X17-3 encodes:
- a CDS encoding glycoside hydrolase family 1 protein, whose product MDFKTEIKPILWGGATASSQYEGGWNEGGKGLDTQECRPYLPKTSNATTQTRLLTRKNIDEAKKTKTQMYYPFRKGTQGYYHVEEDINLLKELGIDVYRLSISWARLFPTGVESEPNQAGIDYYTEVITKIKQAGMKIFLTMNHYAVPIHLVDEYGGWSSRELIDLYVHFANVVFINWGNQIDYYLPFNEINAGYFSPYNGLGILKEENADYDLSKVFQGLHNQFVASAKTIALGRELTKAKSGCMVSVFCYYAETPNPDDNMKLIQEENINQWFCSDVLMRGYYPSYMTRFFEENKITLNIEPEDLKFLENDTADFVSFSYYQSSVISINEREMTAGNLVATIKNPYLKATEWGWQIDPVGLRISLNKVYDRYQKPVFISENGFGDYDSLKPDGTIEDKNRIRYFETHFEQIKEALRDGVDLIGYIMWGVIDIVSAGSCEMEKRYGVIYVDADNNGEGTYNRYKKDSFSWFQKYIEKEKLIEN is encoded by the coding sequence ATGGACTTTAAAACTGAAATTAAACCAATTCTTTGGGGAGGCGCTACAGCATCCAGTCAATATGAAGGAGGATGGAATGAGGGCGGTAAAGGCTTAGATACACAGGAATGTCGACCATATTTACCAAAAACTAGTAATGCAACAACTCAGACACGATTACTCACACGTAAAAATATTGATGAAGCAAAAAAAACGAAGACCCAGATGTATTACCCGTTTCGTAAAGGAACTCAAGGCTACTATCATGTAGAAGAAGATATTAATTTGTTGAAGGAATTAGGTATTGACGTATATCGATTGTCTATTAGTTGGGCTCGTCTATTTCCTACAGGAGTAGAAAGTGAACCCAATCAAGCGGGAATTGATTATTATACTGAAGTAATTACCAAAATTAAACAGGCTGGTATGAAAATTTTTCTGACAATGAACCATTATGCGGTACCCATTCATCTTGTTGATGAATATGGCGGATGGTCTAGTCGTGAACTTATTGATCTTTACGTTCATTTTGCAAATGTCGTATTTATAAATTGGGGAAATCAAATTGATTATTATCTTCCGTTTAACGAAATAAATGCTGGCTATTTTTCACCTTATAATGGGTTGGGTATTCTAAAAGAAGAAAATGCTGATTATGATTTATCAAAAGTCTTCCAAGGACTACATAACCAATTTGTTGCAAGTGCAAAAACAATTGCACTTGGACGTGAGCTGACAAAAGCGAAATCTGGTTGTATGGTATCTGTATTTTGCTATTACGCAGAAACACCTAATCCAGATGACAATATGAAATTGATTCAAGAAGAAAATATTAATCAATGGTTTTGTTCCGATGTTTTAATGCGCGGGTATTATCCTAGCTATATGACGCGTTTTTTTGAGGAAAATAAAATAACACTAAATATTGAACCAGAAGATTTAAAATTTTTAGAAAACGATACGGCAGATTTTGTTTCCTTCTCTTATTATCAATCAAGTGTCATTTCTATAAACGAGCGAGAAATGACAGCAGGAAACTTAGTTGCAACAATAAAGAATCCATACTTAAAAGCTACTGAATGGGGATGGCAAATTGATCCAGTCGGTTTAAGGATTTCACTCAATAAAGTTTATGATCGATATCAAAAACCTGTTTTCATTTCTGAAAATGGTTTCGGAGATTATGACTCATTAAAGCCAGATGGAACAATCGAAGATAAAAATCGAATTAGATATTTTGAGACTCATTTTGAACAAATCAAAGAAGCTCTTAGAGATGGTGTTGATTTAATTGGTTACATTATGTGGGGTGTGATTGATATTGTATCTGCAGGTAGTTGTGAGATGGAAAAACGCTATGGTGTTATTTATGTAGATGCGGACAACAATGGTGAAGGAACTTATAACCGTTATAAGAAAGACAGCTTTAGCTGGTTTCAAAAATACATTGAAAAAGAAAAGTTGATTGAAAATTAA
- the murQ gene encoding N-acetylmuramic acid 6-phosphate etherase: MESLNLAKLETEQQNQKSLKIDRVSTKEMLEMMNDEDLTVSKSVRKEIPTISKIVDLVYTSLENGGRLFYIGAGTSGRLGVLDASECPPTFGVSYELVQGLIAGGEKAILKAQEGVEDQPEEGKKDLISRNLTSKDVVIGIAASGRTPYVTGALNYAKEIGASSASISCVSKAKISEAADIALEIITGPEIITGSTRLKAGTAQKMILNMITTSVMIKLGKVYQNYMVDLQPTNKKLVSRAQEMIRDITGVDQSKAIELYEAANGHVKTAIMMELGGFSADCARKQLELNKGHISRAIRKVEKE, from the coding sequence ATGGAAAGTTTAAATTTAGCAAAATTAGAAACGGAACAACAAAATCAAAAATCCTTAAAAATTGATCGAGTAAGCACAAAAGAAATGTTAGAAATGATGAACGATGAAGATTTAACGGTAAGCAAGAGCGTCAGAAAAGAAATTCCAACAATTTCTAAAATCGTTGACTTAGTTTATACCTCTTTAGAAAATGGGGGTCGTCTTTTTTATATTGGCGCAGGTACCTCTGGTCGACTAGGGGTCTTAGATGCATCAGAATGTCCACCTACTTTTGGGGTATCTTATGAACTCGTACAAGGATTGATTGCTGGCGGGGAAAAAGCGATTCTTAAAGCACAAGAAGGGGTAGAAGATCAACCTGAAGAAGGTAAAAAAGATTTAATCAGTCGTAACTTAACGAGTAAAGATGTCGTGATTGGTATTGCTGCAAGTGGAAGAACACCATACGTTACGGGTGCATTAAATTATGCGAAGGAAATAGGAGCTTCAAGCGCCAGTATAAGCTGTGTGAGTAAAGCAAAAATTTCAGAAGCAGCAGATATAGCCCTTGAAATAATTACAGGTCCAGAGATTATTACAGGGTCTACTCGATTGAAAGCAGGAACTGCACAAAAAATGATTTTAAATATGATTACCACAAGTGTGATGATTAAGTTGGGAAAAGTTTATCAAAACTATATGGTAGATCTTCAACCTACAAATAAAAAATTAGTTAGTCGTGCACAAGAGATGATAAGAGATATTACTGGTGTCGATCAATCCAAAGCAATAGAGTTATATGAAGCAGCGAATGGTCATGTAAAAACAGCGATCATGATGGAATTGGGAGGATTTTCAGCTGATTGCGCACGAAAACAACTTGAGTTAAATAAAGGGCATATTTCAAGAGCAATTAGAAAGGTCGAAAAAGAATAG
- a CDS encoding MurR/RpiR family transcriptional regulator: MTNVTALIKSIRDQLPKAEKRLGDYILKNPGEVLYMTAQELGEVSGTSAATVIRLSKKLEMKSFSQLKIFLHNEWDRDSKEGYSDITPEESIMDIKEKLLGNAYQSLSDTLSLLDNERIEQATNAIEKADIIYIFGMGSSYLVAENIGQKYSRIGKTCIVLNDIHGLITAMVNSKSDNLFIGISNSGRTSEVLKLIKLANKNNMQTMSITQFGNNPISNEANIKLQHIRVNEPAYRGAATVSLHVQFYLVDVLFYTYSSKHYEEVMHHIITTREEIMSYKEK, encoded by the coding sequence ATGACTAATGTAACTGCCTTAATAAAAAGTATAAGAGACCAATTACCCAAGGCAGAAAAACGATTAGGGGACTATATTCTTAAAAATCCCGGAGAAGTTTTATATATGACAGCACAAGAACTAGGTGAAGTAAGTGGAACAAGTGCAGCAACTGTCATTCGCTTGAGTAAAAAACTGGAAATGAAAAGTTTTTCCCAGTTAAAAATATTTTTACATAATGAATGGGATAGGGATAGCAAAGAAGGTTATTCTGATATTACTCCAGAAGAATCCATAATGGATATCAAAGAAAAATTACTTGGCAATGCCTATCAATCATTATCCGATACACTTTCTTTATTAGACAATGAACGAATTGAACAGGCAACAAATGCAATTGAAAAAGCAGATATTATTTATATTTTCGGAATGGGGTCTTCTTATCTAGTAGCAGAAAATATAGGACAAAAATATAGTCGAATTGGTAAAACTTGTATTGTTTTAAATGATATACACGGATTAATCACTGCCATGGTCAATAGTAAATCAGATAATTTATTTATTGGAATCTCAAACTCAGGAAGAACTTCAGAAGTTCTTAAATTAATTAAATTAGCTAATAAAAACAATATGCAAACAATGAGTATTACGCAATTTGGAAATAACCCTATCTCAAATGAAGCTAACATCAAATTACAGCATATACGTGTAAATGAACCAGCTTATCGAGGAGCAGCAACCGTTTCATTACATGTTCAATTCTATTTAGTAGACGTTTTATTTTATACTTACTCATCAAAGCATTATGAAGAGGTAATGCATCACATTATTACAACACGGGAAGAAATAATGTCTTATAAAGAGAAATAA
- a CDS encoding N-acetylglucosamine kinase, whose amino-acid sequence MYYIGIDGGGTKTSFKIFDEQENCIDSVLKPTCHLLQVSSRQATQLLKEGVNELIEKLPKEEDILIGIGLAGYGKDKFLRNEIEKVCQQAFHPYEFYVFNDVSIALEGSLNGQDGILVVAGTGSIALSKKNEEYMRTGGWGYMLGDEGSAYWIAKEVFRHYTLQIDGRAERTQLVHIVKNKLELEEEYDLISYMASKIKNDRQEIANHAIILNELILIKDPVAFEILDALASQLSLLINTLGKNFKKNINVSYIGGVFNLGEELFKRLRAKLSTHISLVEPIYSPEIGAIIKAKINYSRED is encoded by the coding sequence ATGTATTATATAGGAATTGATGGTGGGGGAACGAAGACCTCATTTAAAATTTTTGATGAACAAGAAAATTGTATAGATAGTGTTTTAAAACCTACATGCCACCTTTTACAAGTGAGTTCTAGACAAGCAACTCAACTCTTAAAAGAAGGTGTAAATGAGCTGATAGAAAAACTTCCAAAGGAGGAAGACATTTTAATTGGTATAGGTTTGGCAGGATACGGTAAAGATAAATTTCTTAGAAATGAAATTGAAAAGGTTTGTCAACAAGCCTTTCATCCGTATGAATTTTATGTATTCAATGACGTAAGTATTGCTTTGGAAGGTTCGTTAAATGGTCAGGATGGCATATTAGTTGTTGCAGGAACTGGTTCTATTGCTCTTTCTAAAAAGAATGAAGAGTATATGCGTACAGGTGGTTGGGGCTATATGCTAGGGGATGAAGGAAGTGCGTACTGGATAGCAAAGGAAGTTTTTCGACACTATACTTTACAAATTGATGGACGTGCAGAAAGAACTCAGCTTGTTCATATTGTTAAGAATAAACTTGAATTAGAAGAAGAGTATGATTTAATTTCTTATATGGCAAGTAAAATAAAAAATGACCGTCAAGAGATTGCAAACCATGCGATTATTTTAAACGAGCTTATACTCATTAAGGATCCAGTTGCATTTGAAATACTCGATGCACTTGCTTCACAATTAAGTCTTTTAATTAATACACTTGGTAAAAACTTTAAAAAGAATATAAACGTTTCTTATATTGGTGGAGTTTTCAATCTTGGGGAGGAATTATTTAAAAGATTAAGAGCTAAATTATCTACACACATCAGTTTAGTAGAACCTATATATTCTCCTGAAATTGGTGCAATTATTAAAGCTAAAATAAACTATTCTAGGGAAGATTAA